The following coding sequences are from one Streptomyces sp. NBC_00536 window:
- the gatB gene encoding Asp-tRNA(Asn)/Glu-tRNA(Gln) amidotransferase subunit GatB, which produces MTATELLSYEDALASYDPVMGLEVHVELGTRTKMFCGCSTELGAEPNSQTCPTCLGLPGALPVVNEIGIESAIKIGLALNCEIAEWCRFARKNYFYPDMPKNFQTSQYDEPIAFNGFLDVQLEDGEIFRVEIERAHMEEDTGKSLHVGGATGRIHGASHSLLDYNRAGIPLIEIVTKPIEGAGERAPEVAKAYVAELREVIKALGVSEARMDKGQMRCDVNLSLRPTPESEFGTRSETKNVNSLRSVERAARFEIQRHAAVLSSGGSILQETRHFHEEDGSTTSGRIKDNAEDYRYFPEPDLVPIAPARTWVEELRAGLPEMPRVRRNRLREEWGVTEHDMQSILNAGAVDSIVATTEAGADSAAARKWWMGELARNANEQGVVVDELPITPAQVARVAALVAGGELNDKLARQVIEGVLAGEGTPDEVVEKRGLKVVSDDGALGAAVDEAIAGNAAIADKIRGGKVAAVGALVGAVMKTTRGQADAARVKELILERLGVSE; this is translated from the coding sequence GTGACCGCAACCGAACTCCTGTCGTACGAGGACGCCCTCGCGTCGTACGACCCCGTCATGGGCCTTGAGGTCCACGTCGAGCTGGGCACCCGCACCAAGATGTTCTGCGGCTGCTCGACCGAGCTGGGCGCCGAGCCCAACTCGCAGACCTGCCCCACCTGCCTCGGCCTGCCCGGCGCGCTCCCGGTCGTCAACGAGATCGGCATCGAGTCGGCGATCAAGATCGGTCTCGCGCTGAACTGCGAGATCGCCGAGTGGTGCCGCTTCGCCCGGAAGAACTACTTCTATCCGGACATGCCGAAGAACTTCCAGACCTCCCAGTACGACGAGCCGATCGCCTTCAACGGCTTCCTCGACGTGCAGCTGGAGGACGGCGAGATCTTCCGCGTGGAGATCGAGCGCGCCCACATGGAGGAGGACACCGGCAAGTCGCTGCACGTCGGCGGTGCCACCGGCCGTATCCACGGCGCGTCCCACTCCCTGCTGGACTACAACCGCGCCGGCATCCCGCTCATCGAGATCGTCACCAAGCCGATCGAGGGAGCGGGCGAGCGCGCCCCCGAGGTCGCCAAGGCGTACGTCGCCGAGCTGCGCGAGGTCATCAAGGCGCTGGGCGTCTCCGAGGCCCGCATGGACAAGGGCCAGATGCGCTGCGACGTGAACCTGTCGCTGCGCCCCACCCCGGAGTCCGAGTTCGGCACCCGCAGCGAGACGAAGAACGTCAACTCGCTGCGCAGCGTCGAGCGCGCGGCCCGCTTCGAGATCCAGCGCCACGCGGCGGTGCTCTCGTCGGGCGGCTCGATCCTCCAGGAGACCCGTCACTTCCACGAAGAGGACGGCTCCACCACCTCCGGCCGCATCAAGGACAACGCCGAGGACTACCGGTACTTCCCGGAGCCCGACCTCGTCCCGATCGCCCCGGCCCGCACCTGGGTCGAGGAACTGCGCGCCGGACTCCCCGAGATGCCCCGTGTGCGCCGCAACCGGCTGCGCGAGGAGTGGGGGGTCACCGAGCACGACATGCAGTCGATCCTCAACGCGGGCGCGGTGGACTCCATCGTCGCCACCACCGAGGCGGGCGCCGACTCGGCCGCCGCGCGCAAGTGGTGGATGGGCGAGCTGGCCCGTAACGCCAACGAGCAGGGCGTCGTCGTCGACGAACTGCCGATCACCCCGGCGCAGGTCGCCCGGGTAGCGGCGCTCGTCGCCGGCGGCGAGCTGAACGACAAGCTCGCCCGCCAGGTCATCGAGGGCGTCCTCGCGGGCGAGGGCACCCCGGACGAGGTCGTCGAGAAGCGCGGCCTCAAGGTCGTCTCGGACGACGGCGCGCTCGGCGCGGCCGTCGACGAGGCCATCGCGGGCAACGCGGCCATCGCGGACAAGATCCGCGGCGGCAAGGTCGCGGCCGTCGGCGCGCTGGTCGGCGCGGTCATGAAGACCACGCGCGGCCAGGCGGACGCGGCGCGCGTCAAGGAACTGATCCTGGAACGCCTGGGCGTCTCGGAGTAG
- a CDS encoding DinB family protein: MDRIAPPLTGNERETLRAFLDFHRATLAMKCEGLTDEELRLRASPPSTLTLLGLVRHMAEVERHWFRRVLAGEDVSHVWSDKHDFQEAYDASASTRAEAFAAWEAETVFSRRFEAEADSLDVTAYFGKWEADVSLRLVMLHLIHEYARHNGHADFLREAIDGVTGA; encoded by the coding sequence ATGGATCGCATAGCACCCCCGCTGACCGGCAACGAGCGCGAAACCCTGCGCGCGTTCCTCGACTTCCACCGCGCCACCCTCGCCATGAAGTGCGAGGGGCTCACCGACGAGGAGCTGCGCCTGCGGGCGTCGCCGCCCTCGACCCTCACCCTGCTCGGCCTCGTGCGGCACATGGCCGAGGTGGAGCGCCACTGGTTCCGGCGCGTCCTGGCGGGCGAGGACGTGTCCCACGTGTGGTCCGACAAGCACGACTTCCAGGAGGCGTACGACGCCTCTGCCTCCACCCGCGCCGAGGCCTTCGCCGCGTGGGAGGCGGAGACCGTCTTCTCCCGGCGGTTCGAGGCGGAGGCCGACTCCCTCGACGTGACGGCCTACTTCGGCAAGTGGGAGGCGGACGTCTCGTTGCGCCTGGTGATGCTCCACCTCATCCACGAGTACGCCCGCCACAACGGCCACGCCGACTTCCTGCGCGAGGCGATCGACGGCGTCACCGGCGCCTGA
- a CDS encoding signal peptidase I, whose amino-acid sequence MTDATDRTRRPAPTARASDGLVHTGKAGPEAAADRGWLLGHFKDADDPRHSADVEIKWGVHPKGEERGQWVTGEERTALQVLISGRFRLEFPGRTVVLAEQGDYVLWGRGVDHSWYAEEDAVVLTVRWPSLPGYRADGGPGE is encoded by the coding sequence ATGACCGATGCGACCGATCGCACCCGCCGCCCCGCGCCCACGGCCCGCGCCTCCGACGGGCTCGTCCACACCGGCAAGGCGGGACCCGAGGCCGCCGCCGACCGCGGCTGGCTCCTCGGCCACTTCAAGGACGCCGACGACCCCCGGCACAGCGCGGACGTCGAGATCAAGTGGGGCGTCCACCCGAAGGGCGAGGAACGCGGGCAGTGGGTGACCGGCGAGGAGCGCACGGCCCTCCAGGTCCTCATCAGCGGCCGGTTCCGGCTGGAGTTCCCCGGGCGGACCGTGGTCCTCGCCGAGCAGGGGGACTACGTACTCTGGGGGCGCGGAGTGGACCATTCCTGGTACGCCGAGGAAGACGCCGTCGTCCTCACCGTGCGCTGGCCCTCCCTCCCCGGATACCGGGCCGACGGGGGACCCGGGGAGTAA
- the gatA gene encoding Asp-tRNA(Asn)/Glu-tRNA(Gln) amidotransferase subunit GatA, producing the protein MTMTDINIIKLTAAQTAEKIASGELTAVQVAEAHLARIEAVDEKVNAFLHVDREGALAQAAAVDAKRERGEKLGPLAGVPLALKDIFTTVGVPTTVGSKILEGWIPPYDATLTRKLKEADVVILGKTNMDEFAMGSSTENSAYGPTGNPWDLTRIPGGSGGGSAAALAAFEAPLAIGTDTGGSIRQPAAVTGTVGVKPTYGAVSRYGMVAFSSSLDQGGPCGRTVLDTALLHEVIAGHDPLDSTSIDAPVPPVVEAARNGSVAGMRVGVVKQFAGEGYQAGVVQRFNESVELLKELGAEIVELDCPSFDLAMAAYYLIAPSEASSNLARFDAMRYGLRVGDDGTKSAEDVTALTREAGFGDEVKRRIILGTYALSSGYYDAYYGSAQKVRTLITKDFEKSFEQVDVIVSPTTPTTAFPIGERTDDPLAMYLADLCTIPTNLAGNSAMSLPCGLAPEDGLPVGLQIIAPAMKDDRLYKVGAAVEAAFVARWGHPLLEEAPSL; encoded by the coding sequence ATCACCATGACGGACATCAACATCATCAAGCTCACGGCAGCCCAGACCGCCGAGAAGATCGCCTCCGGCGAGCTGACGGCCGTCCAGGTCGCCGAGGCGCACCTCGCCCGCATCGAGGCCGTCGACGAGAAGGTCAACGCCTTCCTGCACGTCGACCGTGAGGGCGCGCTCGCCCAGGCCGCGGCCGTCGACGCGAAGCGGGAGCGGGGCGAGAAGCTCGGCCCGCTGGCCGGCGTACCGCTCGCGCTCAAGGACATCTTCACGACCGTCGGGGTCCCGACGACCGTCGGTTCGAAGATCCTGGAGGGCTGGATCCCGCCGTACGACGCCACCCTGACGCGCAAGCTGAAGGAGGCCGACGTCGTCATCCTCGGCAAGACCAACATGGACGAGTTCGCCATGGGGTCGTCGACGGAGAACAGCGCCTACGGTCCGACCGGCAACCCCTGGGACCTCACCCGCATCCCCGGCGGCTCCGGCGGCGGCTCCGCGGCCGCGCTGGCCGCCTTCGAGGCCCCGCTCGCCATCGGCACGGACACCGGCGGTTCCATCCGCCAGCCCGCCGCCGTCACCGGCACCGTCGGCGTGAAGCCCACGTACGGCGCGGTCTCCCGCTACGGCATGGTCGCCTTCTCCTCGTCCCTGGACCAGGGCGGCCCCTGCGGCCGCACCGTCCTGGACACGGCCCTGCTCCACGAGGTCATCGCCGGTCACGACCCGCTGGACTCCACCTCCATCGACGCCCCGGTCCCGCCGGTCGTCGAGGCGGCCCGCAACGGCTCCGTCGCGGGCATGCGCGTCGGCGTGGTCAAGCAGTTCGCCGGTGAGGGCTACCAGGCCGGTGTCGTCCAGCGCTTCAACGAGTCGGTCGAGCTGCTCAAGGAGCTGGGCGCCGAGATCGTCGAGCTGGACTGCCCGTCCTTCGACCTCGCGATGGCTGCGTATTACCTGATCGCGCCGTCCGAGGCCTCCTCGAACCTGGCCCGTTTCGACGCCATGCGCTACGGCCTGCGCGTCGGCGACGACGGCACCAAGTCCGCCGAGGACGTCACCGCCCTGACCCGCGAAGCCGGTTTCGGCGACGAGGTCAAGCGCCGCATCATCCTCGGTACGTACGCGCTCAGCTCCGGCTACTACGACGCGTACTACGGCTCGGCCCAGAAGGTCCGCACGCTCATCACCAAGGACTTCGAGAAGTCCTTCGAGCAGGTGGACGTGATCGTCTCCCCGACCACGCCCACCACCGCCTTCCCGATCGGTGAACGCACCGACGACCCGCTGGCGATGTACCTCGCGGACCTGTGCACCATCCCGACCAACCTGGCCGGCAACTCCGCCATGTCGCTGCCCTGCGGCCTGGCACCGGAGGACGGTCTCCCGGTCGGTCTGCAGATCATCGCCCCCGCCATGAAGGACGACCGGCTCTACAAGGTCGGCGCGGCCGTCGAGGCCGCCTTCGTCGCGCGCTGGGGTCACCCGCTGCTGGAGGAGGCTCCGTCCCTGTGA
- a CDS encoding protein kinase domain-containing protein produces MLYLAEIDLAGGAEPVVVKVLDAKTTLTPELFERISQKWNEQAELLRFVHRPGVVGVREHFQGPPIHRSGESDTVSGRALVLVMNRVDGLDLRDWRAERAFTTPGERRELMRTLEQLADVLDWLHSGRATPSGRTVIHGDLSPGNVMVDEHGQATLVDFGLSKLTADHQTAEVWFTPGYAAPEVFDGKRTPGTDRYAFGAIAYFLLSGESPPPTPELLARAMAALPQIAVLDEDARARILALHCADPDERPVSLTGWMKDLRRAVVSTTTSTSGPVPVQGAVPVQGAVPVPRAPFVPPLPAAPPVATAPVAGAPVAQTPPPSVPPAYMPMRAPAPWPVAPAPGPRPPLQRKRTGRILGAVGGVLVIAVLAVVGVQLIGKDKDKGTATGTGGQSGSTAKPGGPSAAGQPAGQPTAQPTPSSPDSTSLALMNPVAKDKYGWLAAGSGTLDAKRYDTALLPDGVAGEERCKGSTEYNLSREWKTLTMVAGIDDSSADRASRLTISVDNKAVFTGEVDLGAPQTLNLDVSNGLRLSIAYANTGSGCHMGTLVLGEPTLKK; encoded by the coding sequence GTGCTCTACCTCGCGGAGATAGACCTGGCGGGCGGAGCGGAACCCGTGGTCGTCAAGGTGCTCGACGCGAAGACGACCCTGACGCCGGAGCTCTTCGAGCGGATCAGCCAGAAGTGGAACGAGCAGGCCGAGCTGCTGCGCTTCGTGCACCGGCCGGGCGTGGTCGGGGTCCGGGAGCACTTCCAGGGCCCGCCGATCCACCGGTCCGGGGAGTCGGACACGGTCAGCGGGCGCGCCCTGGTCCTCGTCATGAACCGCGTGGACGGCCTCGACCTGCGGGACTGGCGGGCCGAGCGGGCCTTCACCACGCCCGGCGAGCGGCGCGAGCTGATGCGGACGCTGGAGCAGCTCGCGGACGTACTGGACTGGCTGCACTCGGGGCGTGCCACCCCGTCCGGCCGGACCGTCATCCACGGTGACCTGTCACCCGGCAATGTGATGGTCGATGAGCACGGGCAGGCCACCCTGGTGGACTTCGGGCTCAGCAAACTCACCGCGGACCACCAGACGGCCGAGGTCTGGTTCACCCCCGGGTACGCCGCCCCCGAGGTCTTCGACGGCAAGCGGACCCCGGGCACCGACCGGTACGCCTTCGGGGCGATCGCGTACTTCCTGCTCAGCGGCGAGTCGCCGCCCCCGACCCCGGAGCTGCTGGCGCGGGCCATGGCGGCGCTGCCGCAGATCGCCGTGCTGGACGAGGATGCGCGGGCGCGGATCCTCGCGCTGCACTGCGCCGACCCGGACGAGCGACCGGTCAGCCTGACCGGGTGGATGAAGGACCTCCGGCGCGCGGTGGTCTCCACGACCACCTCGACCTCGGGGCCCGTGCCGGTCCAGGGCGCGGTGCCGGTCCAGGGCGCGGTGCCGGTGCCGCGGGCCCCCTTCGTCCCGCCGCTGCCCGCCGCCCCGCCGGTGGCGACGGCCCCGGTCGCCGGGGCGCCGGTCGCGCAGACACCGCCGCCGTCGGTCCCGCCCGCCTACATGCCGATGCGGGCCCCGGCCCCGTGGCCGGTGGCCCCGGCGCCCGGACCCCGGCCACCCCTCCAGCGGAAGCGGACCGGACGGATCCTGGGGGCGGTGGGCGGGGTGCTCGTCATCGCCGTCCTCGCGGTGGTCGGCGTACAACTGATCGGCAAGGACAAGGACAAGGGGACGGCGACGGGGACGGGCGGCCAGTCGGGGAGCACCGCCAAGCCCGGCGGTCCGTCGGCGGCCGGTCAGCCCGCCGGTCAGCCCACCGCGCAGCCGACGCCGTCCAGTCCGGACTCCACCTCGCTCGCCCTCATGAATCCGGTCGCCAAGGACAAATACGGCTGGCTCGCCGCGGGGAGCGGCACCCTGGACGCGAAGCGCTACGACACCGCGCTGCTCCCCGACGGGGTCGCCGGCGAGGAGCGGTGCAAGGGCAGCACCGAGTACAACCTGAGCCGGGAGTGGAAGACGCTGACGATGGTCGCGGGCATCGACGACTCCTCGGCGGACCGGGCCTCCAGGCTGACCATTTCGGTGGACAACAAGGCCGTGTTCACCGGTGAGGTGGACCTCGGGGCCCCGCAGACGCTGAACCTGGACGTCTCGAACGGCCTGCGGCTCTCCATCGCGTACGCCAACACGGGCAGCGGCTGCCACATGGGCACCCTCGTCCTCGGGGAGCCCACGCTCAAGAAGTAG
- a CDS encoding GNAT family N-acetyltransferase: MDLDAVRTLFDAEARRGAQSDGDHSLVEHDGDVVRRVSRGPGWNGVLWSDLDENTADARIAAQVAYFEGRGVPEFEWKTYDYDAPADLGARLLAAGFVPEPPETLMVAPVAEIARAVPAPEGVTLVNVTDVEGVDLMMDVHAQAFGGNRPRIRHALVTQVTQAPETILAVVAMADGQPVSSARMEITPGASFAGLWGGGTVPQWRGKGIYRALVAHRALAAAELGIPYLQVDASSESRPILERLGFGVLGVTVPYVWAGK, encoded by the coding sequence ATGGATCTTGATGCGGTGAGGACCCTTTTCGATGCCGAGGCCCGTCGGGGGGCGCAGTCGGACGGGGATCATTCCCTGGTGGAGCACGACGGGGACGTCGTACGGCGCGTCTCGCGCGGACCGGGCTGGAACGGGGTGCTCTGGTCGGACCTCGACGAGAACACGGCGGACGCGCGGATCGCGGCGCAGGTCGCGTACTTCGAGGGCCGCGGGGTGCCGGAGTTCGAGTGGAAGACCTACGACTACGACGCCCCCGCCGACCTGGGCGCACGACTGCTGGCCGCCGGCTTCGTGCCGGAGCCGCCGGAGACCCTGATGGTGGCGCCGGTCGCGGAGATCGCGCGCGCGGTGCCGGCGCCCGAGGGGGTGACCCTGGTGAACGTGACGGACGTCGAGGGCGTCGACCTGATGATGGACGTTCACGCCCAGGCCTTCGGCGGGAACCGGCCGCGGATCCGGCACGCGCTGGTCACCCAGGTGACGCAGGCCCCGGAGACGATCCTGGCGGTGGTCGCGATGGCGGACGGCCAGCCGGTCAGCTCGGCGCGGATGGAGATCACCCCGGGCGCTTCCTTCGCGGGCCTGTGGGGCGGCGGCACCGTCCCGCAGTGGCGGGGCAAGGGCATCTACCGCGCCCTGGTCGCGCACCGCGCCCTCGCCGCGGCCGAGCTGGGCATCCCCTATCTCCAGGTGGACGCGTCGAGCGAGAGCCGCCCGATCCTGGAGCGCCTGGGCTTCGGGGTGCTGGGCGTGACGGTGCCGTACGTGTGGGCCGGCAAGTGA
- a CDS encoding alpha/beta fold hydrolase, translating to MSTVTAPTYARTVRKESGGPGLLLAHGGGGSVDRNFGPVLDGLAARHSVVGVDYPGTGGTPRADHTLTVDELADELVAAADAEGLDRFAVLGYSLGGHVATRVASRHPERVSALVLTATFARADNRLSLVTGLWSELAGRGETGLLAKVLVPLVLSPGVLESLTPQELAETVAATAAVFPPGGGDHAALVPGADMRAELASLDVPVLVIATTADRLVPLPLQREVADSVAGARWAELATGHLLFAERPAEWEALISEFLAEAEAEAEAEAEGVTGATGAAR from the coding sequence ATGTCCACTGTCACCGCACCCACTTACGCCCGCACCGTCCGCAAGGAGAGCGGCGGGCCCGGGCTGCTGCTCGCCCACGGCGGCGGCGGATCCGTGGACCGGAACTTCGGGCCGGTCCTCGACGGGCTCGCCGCCCGGCACTCGGTCGTCGGGGTCGACTATCCCGGTACGGGCGGCACCCCGCGCGCCGACCACACGCTCACCGTGGACGAGCTGGCCGACGAGCTGGTGGCCGCGGCGGACGCCGAGGGGCTGGATCGGTTCGCGGTGCTCGGCTACTCGCTCGGCGGGCACGTGGCCACCCGGGTCGCGAGCCGCCACCCGGAGCGGGTGAGCGCGCTCGTCCTCACCGCGACCTTCGCCCGCGCCGACAACCGGCTCTCGCTCGTCACCGGGCTCTGGTCCGAGCTGGCCGGGCGCGGCGAGACCGGTCTGCTGGCCAAGGTGCTGGTCCCGCTGGTCCTCAGCCCGGGCGTGCTGGAGTCGCTGACCCCGCAGGAGCTGGCCGAAACCGTGGCCGCGACGGCCGCCGTCTTCCCGCCCGGCGGCGGGGACCACGCCGCGCTGGTGCCGGGCGCGGACATGCGCGCCGAGCTGGCGTCGCTCGACGTACCGGTCCTGGTCATCGCGACGACCGCGGACCGGCTCGTGCCGCTGCCGCTCCAGCGGGAGGTCGCGGACTCGGTCGCGGGCGCCCGGTGGGCGGAACTGGCCACCGGGCACCTGCTGTTCGCCGAGCGCCCGGCCGAATGGGAGGCGCTGATCAGCGAGTTCCTCGCCGAAGCCGAAGCCGAAGCCGAAGCCGAAGCCGAAGGCGTTACGGGCGCTACGGGCGCGGCGCGCTGA
- a CDS encoding dihydrofolate reductase family protein, translating into MRIVITEFISLDGVVQAPGGPGEDPDGGFAHGGWSHPFFDPEVVGGAFAGSLATAGALLFGRRTWQTMAGAWPERAGDPFADQMNSLPKYVVSDTLGDDKLDWNNTTRIPGADAVARIRELRAADGGDLAVMGSPTLVRTLLSEGLADELRLIVMPVLVGGGKTIFPDDGRLHTLELVSTATSPAGVIVCTYRPAAG; encoded by the coding sequence ATGCGCATCGTCATCACCGAGTTCATCAGCCTGGACGGTGTCGTGCAGGCTCCGGGCGGGCCCGGCGAGGACCCGGACGGCGGCTTCGCCCACGGCGGCTGGTCGCACCCGTTCTTCGACCCGGAGGTGGTCGGCGGGGCCTTCGCCGGCTCCCTGGCCACCGCCGGCGCGCTGCTCTTCGGGCGCCGCACCTGGCAGACGATGGCCGGGGCCTGGCCCGAGCGGGCCGGCGACCCCTTCGCCGACCAGATGAACTCGCTTCCCAAGTACGTCGTCTCCGACACCCTCGGCGACGACAAGCTCGACTGGAACAACACCACCCGCATCCCCGGCGCGGACGCCGTCGCCCGCATCCGGGAGCTGCGCGCGGCGGACGGCGGCGACCTGGCCGTGATGGGCAGCCCGACCCTCGTCCGCACCCTGCTGAGCGAGGGCCTGGCCGATGAGCTGCGGCTGATCGTCATGCCGGTGCTCGTCGGCGGCGGCAAGACGATCTTCCCGGACGACGGCCGGCTGCACACGCTCGAACTGGTCTCCACGGCCACCAGCCCCGCCGGAGTCATCGTGTGCACCTACCGCCCGGCCGCCGGATAG
- a CDS encoding GNAT family N-acetyltransferase yields MTSPATPSSASARQPVHTRHVEGFGTVTLTPVDPAADAPLIHGWVSEERARFWGMNGASRELVQEIYEDVDRRDTHHAFLARRDGVPVALFQTYDCEADRVGECYEVRPGDTGVHLLIGPVAGAAERGFSAGLLTAFLEYVFADGRTVRVVAEPDARNEKAIARLERTGFVLGPEVELPEIDLPEVYLPAKPARLAFLSAPRP; encoded by the coding sequence ATGACCTCGCCCGCCACCCCTTCCTCCGCCTCGGCCCGGCAGCCCGTCCACACCCGTCACGTGGAGGGTTTCGGCACGGTCACCCTCACCCCCGTCGATCCCGCCGCCGACGCCCCGCTGATCCACGGCTGGGTCAGCGAGGAGCGCGCCCGGTTCTGGGGCATGAACGGGGCGAGCCGCGAACTGGTCCAGGAGATCTACGAGGACGTCGACCGCCGCGACACGCACCACGCGTTCCTCGCACGCCGCGACGGAGTACCGGTGGCGCTCTTCCAGACCTACGACTGCGAGGCCGACCGGGTCGGCGAGTGCTACGAGGTCCGGCCCGGGGACACGGGCGTGCACCTGCTGATCGGCCCCGTGGCGGGTGCGGCCGAGCGCGGTTTCAGCGCGGGCCTGCTGACCGCCTTCCTGGAGTACGTGTTCGCCGACGGCCGCACGGTCCGCGTCGTCGCGGAACCGGACGCGCGCAACGAGAAGGCCATCGCGCGCCTGGAGCGGACCGGCTTCGTACTGGGTCCCGAGGTCGAACTCCCCGAGATCGACCTGCCCGAGGTGTACCTCCCCGCGAAGCCGGCCCGGCTCGCGTTCCTCAGCGCGCCGCGCCCGTAG
- a CDS encoding penicillin acylase family protein → MSSSTSSAPTEAADRAAPETYACYRDAWGIPHLRAADPFRLSYAQGRTTAVDRAWQLEVERRRSQGSTAAFLGADEVAWDRFARQSRLDDTARRCFGSLDAETAAWVRAYVDGVNDGMAAGAARDERFARTGLVPTPWEPWVPLGIWLSTHVLFAGFPTKLWRAQVARALGDEAVTLFATDGPGTAGSNGWLVPGERTSTGAAIIAGDPHRFIEDPGVYQQIRLACSEYDVVGLAVPGVPGLAHFGHTGSVAWAITNAMADYQDLYVERLTRTGGPGGERVWALGPDGAREPVARHTETITVAGADGAAPTEVEVEVLETARGPVVIDTPEQTVSLRHPSRVRADLGFAALPALLRARTVADIDRAVDGWAEPVNVIHAADTGGGLLHRVAGAVPLRHPDNRLRPVPAWEPGHAWQGWADAPAEPVQGFAVMANARGIASPLGVEFAPPHRAHRIRELLSGSADWSAPDMADVHRDTFLGSAAALLDRLPALTGLSPEAGTLRERLLGWDRHMAAGSTDATLFAALRTALVRRIAADPALAELAGAPTGPEVFHPWLYLLPRVGYALEGLLTTALLPGLDRAAHLRAALEETAAAAAPDTAWSEVHRLAPWQALHDPGAAWPGLGGDHDCVNATSSVPGVTDLSSRASAARYVWDLARREDSLWAVPLGADGVTGSAHHRDQLPLWARGELVPVVTDWTLLTKESI, encoded by the coding sequence GTGAGCAGCTCGACCAGTTCGGCGCCGACGGAAGCGGCAGACCGGGCCGCCCCGGAGACCTACGCGTGCTACCGGGACGCGTGGGGCATCCCCCATCTGCGCGCGGCCGACCCCTTCCGCCTCTCCTACGCCCAGGGCCGGACCACCGCCGTGGACCGCGCCTGGCAGCTGGAGGTGGAGCGGCGCCGCTCGCAGGGCTCCACCGCCGCCTTCCTCGGCGCCGACGAGGTCGCCTGGGACCGGTTCGCCCGCCAGTCCCGGCTCGACGACACCGCCCGCCGCTGCTTCGGGTCCCTCGACGCGGAGACCGCCGCGTGGGTACGGGCGTACGTCGACGGGGTCAACGACGGCATGGCGGCGGGCGCGGCCCGCGACGAGCGGTTCGCCCGCACCGGCCTCGTCCCCACCCCCTGGGAGCCCTGGGTCCCGCTCGGGATCTGGCTCTCCACCCACGTCCTGTTCGCCGGGTTCCCCACCAAGCTCTGGCGCGCCCAAGTGGCCCGCGCCCTCGGCGACGAGGCCGTCACCCTGTTCGCCACCGACGGCCCCGGCACCGCGGGCAGCAACGGCTGGCTCGTGCCGGGCGAGCGCACCTCCACCGGCGCGGCGATCATCGCGGGCGACCCGCACCGCTTCATCGAGGACCCGGGGGTCTACCAGCAGATCCGGCTGGCCTGCTCCGAGTACGACGTGGTCGGCCTGGCCGTCCCCGGGGTCCCGGGCCTGGCGCACTTCGGCCACACCGGCTCCGTCGCCTGGGCGATCACCAACGCCATGGCCGACTACCAGGACCTGTACGTCGAGCGGCTCACCCGCACCGGCGGCCCCGGGGGCGAACGCGTCTGGGCCCTCGGCCCGGACGGTGCCCGCGAGCCCGTCGCCCGGCACACCGAGACCATCACGGTCGCGGGCGCCGACGGCGCGGCTCCCACCGAGGTCGAGGTCGAGGTCCTGGAGACCGCGCGCGGCCCGGTCGTCATCGACACCCCCGAGCAGACCGTCAGCCTGCGCCACCCGTCACGGGTCCGCGCGGACCTCGGCTTCGCCGCGCTCCCGGCCCTGCTGCGCGCCCGTACGGTCGCCGACATCGACCGCGCCGTCGACGGCTGGGCCGAACCCGTCAACGTCATCCACGCCGCCGACACCGGGGGCGGTCTGCTGCACCGGGTCGCGGGCGCCGTACCGCTGCGCCACCCGGACAACCGGCTGCGGCCGGTGCCCGCGTGGGAGCCGGGGCACGCGTGGCAGGGCTGGGCCGATGCGCCCGCCGAGCCGGTGCAGGGGTTCGCGGTGATGGCCAACGCCCGCGGGATCGCCTCCCCGCTGGGCGTGGAGTTCGCGCCCCCGCACCGGGCCCACCGGATCAGGGAGCTGCTCAGCGGCTCGGCCGACTGGTCCGCCCCGGACATGGCCGACGTGCACCGGGACACCTTCCTCGGTTCCGCCGCCGCCCTGCTGGACCGGCTGCCCGCGCTGACCGGGCTCTCCCCCGAGGCCGGGACGCTGCGCGAGCGGCTGCTGGGCTGGGACCGGCACATGGCGGCCGGGAGCACCGACGCCACCCTGTTCGCGGCGCTGCGCACGGCGCTCGTCCGGCGGATCGCCGCCGACCCGGCGCTCGCGGAGCTGGCCGGCGCGCCGACCGGCCCCGAGGTCTTCCACCCCTGGCTGTACCTCCTCCCCCGGGTCGGTTACGCCCTCGAAGGGCTCCTCACCACCGCGCTGCTGCCCGGGCTGGACCGGGCCGCGCACCTGCGCGCCGCGCTGGAGGAGACGGCCGCCGCGGCTGCCCCCGACACCGCCTGGTCCGAGGTGCACCGGCTCGCGCCGTGGCAGGCGCTGCACGATCCGGGGGCCGCCTGGCCCGGCCTGGGCGGGGACCACGACTGCGTGAACGCCACCTCCTCGGTCCCCGGGGTCACCGACCTCAGTTCCCGGGCGTCCGCCGCCCGTTACGTGTGGGACCTGGCGCGGCGCGAGGACAGCCTGTGGGCCGTCCCGCTGGGCGCGGACGGGGTCACCGGCTCCGCGCACCACCGCGACCAGCTCCCGCTCTGGGCCCGGGGCGAACTCGTACCCGTCGTCACCGACTGGACCCTGCTCACCAAGGAATCGATATGA